The Oscillatoria acuminata PCC 6304 genomic interval GCTTTCTTTTGACCGACAATTCTAGCCAGGTAACTGGCCCCAAACCCGCCATCAAAACTGCCCACTTTCGGTCCCGTTTGCCCAAAAATGGCATTCTCTGCCGCGAGGGTTAAATCACAAATCAGGTGTAAAACATGACCCCCCCCGATGGCATATCCGGCAACTAAGGCAATCACTACTTTCGGCATGGACCGAATTAAGCGCTGTAAGTCCAGGACATTTAAACGGGGAACTCCCGCCTCATCGATATATCCCGCTTCCCCCCGCACACTTTGGTCCCCACCGGAACAGAACGCATATTTGCCATCGGTATGAGGTCCCGCCCCTGTGAATAACACCACCCCAATGCGACTATCTTCCCGCGCATTAGAAAAGGCATCATACAATTCAAACACCGTTTTGGGACGGAAGGCATTCCGCTTGTAGGGCCGGTTGATGGTAATTTTGGCAATCCCATCAGTTTTGTGATACAGGATATCTTCGTAAGTTTTGGCGGTTTGCCAGTTGATTTGCATTGCATCGAGTAGCTGCGCGACGTCAGATCGTGCATTGTACCTTGCCTAGG includes:
- the menB gene encoding 1,4-dihydroxy-2-naphthoyl-CoA synthase; protein product: MQINWQTAKTYEDILYHKTDGIAKITINRPYKRNAFRPKTVFELYDAFSNAREDSRIGVVLFTGAGPHTDGKYAFCSGGDQSVRGEAGYIDEAGVPRLNVLDLQRLIRSMPKVVIALVAGYAIGGGHVLHLICDLTLAAENAIFGQTGPKVGSFDGGFGASYLARIVGQKKAREIWFLCRQYNATQALEMGLVNAVVPVEQLEAEGVTWANEILEKSPIAIRCLKAAFNADCDGQAGLQELAGNATMLYYMTEEGAEGKQAFLEKRQPDFRQYPWLP